A single genomic interval of Hydrogenimonas thermophila harbors:
- a CDS encoding MutS-related protein, with amino-acid sequence MQIEVVNELLNDKKRLLTDIYFELQRIFEEKYGSDTVVLMEIGTFFEVYEVNNDEMKIGKAKEIAELLNIQLTRKNKTILENSVANPLMAGVPSVSLDRYLSRLVQSKKYTIVLVRQKGTPPKVKRYISNILSPGTNFDYLVEPNENYIVSLIVDINKGIYSCGYSAIDVSTGKTWLNEVHGTREDKTYALDEIFNQLQSYNTSELLLTLNDSSIDPDWIVRYLEIEGHISYTIGQTRHKIAYQNELFANVYSIRSFLSPIEYLDLERYPYASESLSLLIDFIIEHDAALIEKMNRPIFLGGQHFVYLGNNALEQLNIISRDPDEMTLLKLIDLTSTAIGKRLFKERLLNPICDEKELRRRYDLAEKVIEHTQNFSNMLKEVYDLERILRRIKLGKLHPFEIVYLYDSLKALEQLVWEAKGVGVDVEDDLRVEIESFATELERTFVLEECAKFRRDQIESNIFQPGINLFIDQIVQENKKEFEKLESIRLHIENFFDRGDKNDTEYVNIGWLESEGYHLVMTRTRFGLIEKELMESFLLLDGNHYFLRDFNYKKLKNSVKITSKLIDEISKVLMANQARIVALTKQSYGEALEMLEKRYAQLLEHIIAFVGRFDVAIATARAARQFNYVRPEILKRKDDEQTLEIIGLRHPLIESREENGIYIPNDLLLGDLPEKVEHEHVTLQTSEGESVKGILLYGINSSGKSSLMKSVGMAVIMAQAGFFVPAASMKFHLFDKLFTRIVSKDNLYKGLSTFAIEMMELKNIFNRATKGSLILGDEISHGTETESAVAIVASAVKRLHDMGTLFIVATHLHKLTELKPVTDLKGVIFLHLGVEYDEKDDTLIYNRKLMPGSGSTLYGLEFAKSIHMDKTFIETAYAIRESFGNEGSQLKQLKKRKRSRYNKELYLSSCALCGAPVDEVHHIKPQSEADELGNIKHFHQNHKYNLIPLCKKHHKMVHDGRVIIHGFVMTDAGLQLRYSENDV; translated from the coding sequence GTGCAGATCGAGGTTGTCAACGAACTTTTAAATGATAAAAAGAGACTTCTTACAGATATATATTTTGAGTTACAAAGAATCTTTGAAGAGAAGTATGGTTCCGATACTGTTGTGCTTATGGAGATAGGAACCTTCTTTGAAGTCTATGAAGTCAACAATGATGAGATGAAGATCGGTAAAGCAAAAGAGATTGCCGAGCTTCTAAATATTCAGCTTACAAGAAAAAATAAGACAATATTGGAAAACTCTGTTGCCAACCCGTTAATGGCAGGCGTACCTTCTGTTTCACTTGACAGGTACCTTTCAAGACTTGTACAGAGCAAAAAGTATACTATCGTTCTTGTTCGTCAAAAAGGTACACCTCCAAAAGTAAAACGTTATATCTCAAATATTCTATCTCCAGGTACCAACTTTGACTATCTTGTAGAGCCGAATGAAAACTATATTGTCTCTTTAATTGTTGATATAAACAAGGGAATCTACTCTTGCGGTTACAGTGCCATAGATGTAAGTACAGGAAAAACTTGGCTAAATGAGGTTCACGGTACCAGAGAAGATAAAACCTATGCACTCGATGAGATATTTAATCAGTTACAAAGTTACAATACATCTGAGCTTCTTTTAACACTAAATGATTCATCTATCGATCCAGATTGGATCGTTAGATATTTGGAGATTGAAGGGCATATTAGTTATACAATTGGTCAGACACGTCATAAGATTGCTTATCAAAATGAACTATTTGCCAATGTTTACTCCATTAGATCATTTTTAAGTCCGATTGAGTATCTTGATTTGGAGCGTTATCCATACGCTTCAGAGTCGCTCTCATTGCTAATCGATTTTATCATAGAACACGATGCTGCACTGATTGAGAAGATGAACCGTCCCATCTTTTTGGGAGGTCAGCACTTTGTATATCTTGGAAACAATGCTCTTGAGCAGTTAAATATTATAAGTCGTGATCCAGATGAGATGACACTGCTTAAACTCATCGATCTAACATCTACAGCAATAGGGAAGAGACTATTTAAAGAGAGACTTTTAAATCCTATCTGCGATGAAAAAGAGCTTCGACGACGCTATGATTTGGCTGAAAAGGTGATCGAGCATACCCAAAACTTCTCAAATATGCTTAAAGAGGTTTACGACCTTGAAAGAATTTTAAGGCGCATAAAACTGGGTAAACTTCACCCTTTTGAAATAGTATATCTCTATGATTCTTTAAAGGCTCTTGAGCAGCTTGTATGGGAAGCTAAAGGGGTAGGTGTTGATGTAGAAGATGATTTGCGTGTAGAGATAGAGAGTTTTGCGACAGAGTTGGAGAGGACTTTTGTCCTTGAAGAGTGCGCTAAATTTAGACGTGATCAGATAGAGAGCAACATCTTCCAACCTGGCATAAATCTATTTATAGATCAGATAGTTCAAGAGAATAAAAAAGAGTTTGAAAAACTTGAATCGATACGACTTCACATAGAGAACTTTTTTGACCGCGGTGACAAAAATGATACTGAATATGTAAATATTGGATGGCTTGAGAGTGAAGGGTATCATTTGGTTATGACACGTACCCGTTTTGGGCTTATAGAAAAGGAGTTAATGGAAAGTTTCTTGCTTCTTGACGGTAACCACTACTTTCTAAGAGATTTTAACTATAAAAAGCTAAAAAACAGTGTTAAGATAACCTCTAAATTGATTGATGAGATATCTAAAGTTTTGATGGCAAATCAGGCTCGTATAGTTGCATTGACAAAACAGAGCTATGGTGAAGCGCTTGAGATGCTTGAAAAAAGATATGCTCAACTGCTAGAGCATATCATAGCCTTTGTTGGGCGTTTTGATGTTGCAATAGCAACAGCTAGGGCGGCACGCCAATTTAACTATGTGCGTCCTGAGATTTTAAAGCGTAAAGATGATGAGCAGACACTGGAGATTATAGGTTTGCGTCATCCGCTTATTGAATCTCGTGAAGAGAATGGCATTTATATACCTAATGATTTGCTTTTGGGAGATTTGCCTGAGAAGGTTGAACATGAACATGTAACACTTCAAACAAGCGAGGGAGAGTCTGTTAAGGGTATTTTGCTTTATGGAATCAACTCCAGCGGTAAAAGCTCTTTGATGAAGAGTGTCGGAATGGCCGTTATTATGGCTCAAGCCGGTTTTTTTGTACCTGCTGCATCGATGAAATTTCATCTTTTTGACAAACTATTTACAAGAATTGTCAGTAAAGACAACCTTTACAAAGGTCTTAGTACTTTTGCTATTGAGATGATGGAGCTTAAAAATATTTTCAATCGTGCAACAAAAGGCTCTCTTATTTTAGGTGATGAGATAAGTCACGGAACAGAGACAGAGTCAGCTGTGGCTATTGTAGCTAGTGCGGTAAAACGGCTTCATGATATGGGAACTCTTTTTATAGTGGCTACACATTTACATAAATTGACTGAACTAAAACCAGTTACAGATTTAAAAGGTGTAATATTTTTACATTTGGGTGTTGAGTATGATGAAAAAGATGATACTCTTATCTACAACAGAAAGTTGATGCCCGGCTCTGGTAGTACGCTATATGGGCTTGAGTTTGCTAAATCTATACATATGGATAAAACTTTCATTGAGACTGCATATGCTATTCGTGAATCTTTTGGAAATGAAGGTAGCCAACTCAAGCAACTTAAAAAGAGAAAGAGGAGTCGTTACAACAAAGAGTTGTACCTTAGCAGTTGTGCATTATGTGGTGCTCCAGTTGATGAGGTTCACCACATAAAACCACAGTCAGAAGCTGATGAATTAGGCAACATAAAACACTTTCATCAAAATCATAAATATAATTTAATCCCTTTATGCAAGAAACATCACAAGATGGTACACGATGGAAGGGTGATCATACACGGTTTTGTTATGACTGATGCTGGTTTACAGTTGCGATATAGTGAAAATGATGTATAA
- a CDS encoding DUF2231 domain-containing protein has product MNLPVIDIPVHLPFDVPLLIHPIFVHFAMAIPVIVLLIELVNIKAKKPAVSITSLFLLTLLMVVYLGAFFTGKADGSEAFSLLGSEAKEELKEHKLLGTYMVYATSVLFLFKILAMLVKQNWSRNLFLVLLVLFIATAFKQGKDGGELVYEYGVNVKAVNELQDRVDDMQYDIDDLKAELKKAKESSSVQSADATQSESTKVEESATEDKTEHETTAPENSTDATPAVKEDATAAGESKEAEPVAHEAVPATTETAPTMEHHAPAPTEHHTPAPAGHDHAPAHESAPENTTPVHIPTH; this is encoded by the coding sequence ATGAATCTACCTGTTATAGATATACCAGTGCATCTTCCATTCGATGTACCTTTGTTGATCCATCCGATCTTTGTCCATTTCGCTATGGCGATTCCTGTTATAGTTCTATTAATAGAACTTGTTAATATTAAAGCTAAGAAACCGGCTGTAAGCATTACCTCTCTATTTTTGCTTACACTTCTTATGGTTGTTTACCTTGGTGCTTTCTTTACAGGAAAAGCTGATGGTTCAGAAGCATTTTCTTTGCTTGGTTCAGAAGCTAAAGAGGAGTTAAAAGAGCATAAACTACTTGGAACATATATGGTTTATGCTACTTCTGTGCTATTCCTTTTTAAAATTTTAGCAATGCTTGTAAAGCAAAACTGGTCAAGAAATCTCTTTCTAGTTCTGCTTGTTCTATTTATTGCTACAGCATTTAAGCAAGGGAAAGATGGTGGAGAGCTTGTTTATGAGTATGGAGTTAATGTAAAAGCTGTAAATGAACTACAAGATAGAGTTGATGATATGCAATATGATATTGATGACTTGAAAGCTGAACTTAAAAAAGCTAAAGAGTCAAGCAGTGTTCAAAGTGCAGATGCAACTCAAAGTGAAAGCACTAAAGTTGAAGAGAGTGCTACAGAAGATAAAACAGAACATGAAACTACTGCACCTGAAAATAGTACAGATGCAACACCTGCTGTAAAAGAGGATGCAACAGCTGCTGGGGAGAGTAAAGAAGCAGAACCAGTAGCGCACGAGGCTGTACCAGCTACTACAGAAACAGCACCAACTATGGAGCATCACGCACCTGCTCCTACAGAACACCATACGCCTGCACCAGCTGGGCATGACCACGCTCCAGCACACGAGTCTGCACCGGAAAATACGACTCCGGTACATATACCAACACACTAA
- a CDS encoding IGHMBP2 family helicase, producing the protein MAKKRPLPFIISASLDERRRNQILRRYKIKSSNIARVYEGDGWILYNPTKNSYFKLPKEMIPSRELEHRIKSIHNYIEEYKSLIDIERRAEMDAQIKEIRTTSPKEREHYGRAVLGLKGRSAGRKFDLYLVRFSRDALIQTEIGSGDIVLISRGDPLKSDLTATVMQVSKNYIEVAFLSKPPVWCKDNNIRLDLFVNDVTFKRMERNLEKMRHIGSPMSHIRDILLGLTTQSKPSKTLHFLPDNENLNNKQKEAVGKALGAKDIALIHGPPGTGKTTAVVETIVQLVKQGKKVLATADSNVAVDNMLERLSKKDEINLVRVGHPARIDESLEKFSLFSLIEVDERSKRVKMMLEEVGKLVEVRNRYSKPTPSRLRGMSKERVKKLSALGKSYRGVDIKTINSMAQWIKEDEKFEKFFSAIRELEESIVQDIISKADVVLSTNGMIGAEMFEGVTFDVTVIDEASQQMEPSTLLPMMRAKKVILAGDHKQLPPTVISNLDTLKHSLFEKLMNREDITQTMLEIQYRMHKKIMDFPNQLMYDSKLKADKSVASSKLLLEKLPNDQEISKIVDPNRPIFFLDTSSSETGDNRETLQPKSTSYENIFEAKIVASIVKALVEGGLDIDEIGVITPYLAQVKRIEKICEDEGVVCEVKSVDGFQGREKEVIIISFVRSNVDNSIGFLKDKRRLNVAMTRAKKKLIMIGDKTTLEANEPFDRLFDYLSSTTASSS; encoded by the coding sequence ATGGCCAAGAAAAGGCCTCTTCCTTTCATTATATCCGCCTCTTTAGATGAGAGGCGGCGTAATCAAATACTTAGACGTTATAAAATCAAAAGTTCAAATATCGCAAGAGTTTATGAGGGTGACGGTTGGATTCTTTATAATCCAACAAAGAACAGCTATTTTAAGTTACCAAAAGAGATGATCCCAAGCCGAGAGCTTGAACACCGCATAAAGAGCATTCATAATTACATTGAAGAGTATAAGAGTCTCATAGATATAGAGCGTCGTGCTGAAATGGATGCTCAAATAAAAGAGATACGCACAACTAGCCCCAAAGAGCGTGAACATTACGGGCGCGCAGTTTTGGGGCTCAAAGGCAGAAGTGCAGGAAGGAAGTTTGATCTTTATCTTGTCCGCTTTAGTCGTGATGCTTTAATTCAAACAGAGATTGGAAGCGGAGATATTGTATTAATCAGTCGTGGTGATCCTTTAAAAAGTGACCTTACGGCTACAGTGATGCAGGTATCAAAAAACTATATTGAAGTAGCCTTTTTATCAAAACCCCCTGTTTGGTGCAAAGATAATAATATACGTCTTGATCTATTTGTAAATGATGTAACTTTTAAGCGAATGGAGAGAAATCTTGAAAAGATGCGTCATATTGGTTCTCCTATGTCTCATATACGAGATATTTTACTAGGGTTAACAACACAATCCAAGCCTTCAAAAACTTTACACTTCTTGCCAGATAATGAGAATTTAAACAATAAACAAAAAGAGGCAGTTGGTAAAGCTCTTGGTGCAAAAGATATAGCACTGATACACGGACCGCCAGGAACTGGTAAGACAACAGCAGTAGTTGAGACTATTGTACAACTTGTAAAGCAGGGCAAAAAGGTTCTTGCTACTGCAGATTCAAATGTTGCTGTAGATAATATGCTTGAAAGACTCTCTAAAAAAGATGAAATTAATCTAGTAAGAGTAGGGCACCCTGCAAGAATAGATGAATCGTTAGAGAAGTTTTCTCTATTTTCTCTCATAGAGGTAGATGAGCGTAGTAAGAGAGTTAAAATGATGCTTGAAGAGGTAGGAAAGCTTGTGGAGGTTAGAAACCGCTACAGTAAGCCTACACCTTCTCGTCTGCGCGGTATGTCAAAAGAGCGTGTTAAAAAGTTGTCTGCACTTGGAAAATCTTATAGAGGCGTTGACATTAAGACAATAAACTCTATGGCACAGTGGATAAAAGAGGATGAGAAGTTTGAAAAATTTTTTAGTGCCATACGTGAGCTTGAAGAGTCAATTGTTCAAGATATAATCTCAAAAGCTGATGTGGTACTTTCAACAAATGGTATGATTGGCGCTGAAATGTTTGAAGGGGTTACTTTTGATGTTACTGTTATAGATGAAGCAAGTCAACAGATGGAGCCTTCTACACTCTTGCCAATGATGAGAGCTAAAAAGGTTATTTTAGCCGGAGATCACAAACAGCTTCCACCTACTGTCATCAGCAATCTGGATACTCTAAAACACTCTTTGTTTGAGAAGTTAATGAATAGGGAAGATATTACTCAAACAATGCTTGAGATACAGTATAGAATGCATAAAAAGATTATGGATTTTCCAAATCAGCTTATGTATGATAGTAAGTTAAAAGCTGATAAATCTGTAGCAAGTAGTAAGCTTTTACTTGAAAAGTTGCCTAATGATCAAGAGATTTCAAAGATAGTTGATCCAAATAGACCTATCTTTTTTTTAGATACATCAAGCAGTGAAACTGGTGATAACAGAGAGACTCTTCAGCCAAAATCGACCTCATATGAAAATATCTTTGAGGCAAAGATTGTTGCCAGTATTGTGAAAGCTTTGGTTGAAGGGGGATTGGATATTGATGAGATAGGAGTTATCACACCTTACCTTGCTCAAGTTAAAAGAATTGAGAAGATATGCGAAGATGAAGGTGTAGTTTGTGAAGTTAAAAGTGTAGATGGATTTCAGGGACGAGAAAAAGAGGTAATAATTATCTCATTTGTTCGATCAAATGTAGATAATTCAATAGGCTTTTTAAAAGATAAACGTCGTCTGAATGTCGCTATGACTAGAGCTAAGAAGAAGCTTATTATGATAGGCGACAAGACGACGTTAGAGGCTAATGAGCCATTTGATAGGTTATTTGATTACTTATCTTCTACCACCGCCTCTTCCTCTTGA
- a CDS encoding DUF1104 domain-containing protein, with amino-acid sequence MQKLALALVFTAGLLNATDFSSMTTEDLLNLKGSVPVEERDAFRTEMQSRISNMSADEKAALGVGQSRSSYGSANGTAQRLRDGSGSGGMYRGSRGRGGGRR; translated from the coding sequence ATGCAAAAATTAGCATTAGCTTTGGTTTTTACAGCTGGATTGTTAAATGCAACAGATTTTTCAAGTATGACTACAGAGGACTTGCTAAATCTAAAAGGTTCTGTTCCTGTAGAAGAAAGAGATGCATTTAGAACTGAAATGCAAAGTAGAATTTCAAATATGTCTGCAGATGAAAAAGCTGCTTTAGGTGTAGGACAAAGCAGATCTTCTTACGGTTCAGCAAACGGAACAGCTCAAAGATTGAGAGATGGTAGCGGTAGCGGTGGAATGTATAGAGGATCAAGAGGAAGAGGCGGTGGTAGAAGATAA
- a CDS encoding BsuBI/PstI family type II restriction endonuclease encodes MSCLIEAEKLLNDLGIPKKYNNELMRYAFLALLNLKVDSEWQQASNQQLLRLHDIFVYIRKNFGVTYAENSRETLRKNVIRILEQAHIALRNIDDPSRPTNSGKTNYSISNAALKVIQSYGTDEYFQLVKEFIADFGSLSEQFAKKRDIHKIPLVINDREFFLSPGSHNQLQVDIINEFAPRFAQKSKLLYIGDTADKYIYVDTDTLELLGIPISEDDKLQLPDVILYDCKKNWIYLIEAVTTHGPIDQKRINDLETMFKNCFSDKIYITAFPDRKTFRKYTADIAWETEVWIANEPDHMIHFNGDKFMGPYT; translated from the coding sequence ATGTCATGTCTAATTGAAGCAGAAAAACTGTTAAACGATCTTGGAATACCTAAAAAATATAATAATGAATTAATGAGATATGCATTTCTTGCATTACTAAATTTAAAAGTTGACTCTGAATGGCAACAAGCAAGCAATCAGCAGTTATTGAGGTTGCATGATATCTTTGTATATATTAGAAAAAACTTTGGTGTTACTTATGCAGAAAATTCGCGTGAAACTCTTAGAAAAAATGTAATTAGAATTTTAGAACAAGCCCACATTGCTTTACGAAATATTGATGATCCTAGTAGACCTACTAATAGTGGAAAAACAAATTATTCTATTTCCAATGCTGCTTTAAAGGTTATTCAAAGTTATGGTACTGATGAATATTTTCAATTGGTTAAAGAATTTATAGCAGATTTTGGATCTCTTTCAGAACAATTTGCAAAAAAACGTGATATTCATAAAATCCCTCTTGTAATAAATGATAGAGAATTTTTTTTGTCACCAGGATCTCACAATCAGCTTCAAGTAGATATTATCAATGAATTTGCTCCCCGCTTCGCACAAAAAAGTAAATTATTATATATTGGAGATACAGCAGATAAATATATTTATGTTGATACAGATACTTTGGAGTTACTAGGAATACCTATATCAGAAGATGATAAATTACAATTACCTGATGTTATTCTTTACGATTGCAAAAAAAATTGGATTTATCTTATAGAAGCAGTAACAACCCATGGACCTATCGATCAAAAGAGAATCAACGACTTGGAAACTATGTTTAAAAATTGTTTCTCTGATAAAATTTATATTACAGCATTCCCAGATCGTAAAACTTTTAGAAAATATACTGCTGATATAGCATGGGAAACAGAAGTATGGATAGCTAATGAACCAGATCATATGATTCATTTCAATGGTGACAAATTTATGGGACCATATACATAA